TCAATTGGAATAACGTTTTAGCTTTCATATATAATGATGAAATTCTGATAAATCCGGTAGAGGGTTAAATAGTCAATCTTTATGGAGGAATGAATTTCATAACTAAGCAGCAGGGCATACCCCCTTGACTGAATGGTATAATCTGATTTTAGTGCCTCTCAAATGTAAATTGTTCAATTCAATCCCtattagtttttatttaaatgaAACAATTACAATCTTGAtcttttttaaagtttaaaattcaatttaagcTATTTTAATGCATTGTTTTTTTGTTTGGCCTCCAAGATCTTTTAGTTTTTATCTGGGTCCGTCACATAATTCCTGGATTCACTGCTGataatgaaagaagaaaaaaaagaaggatTAGTTTGGGAGGTATATACTGACCCCATGGCTAGCAAAGTGAGTGCCCAAGTGAGGAGGGATGAAGCAGTGGCTGCATTTAAATTAGGGGCATCCCATTGAAAAACATTGGTGAGACCAGTAACTGAGGTGGAGACGCCCACAACACCCGAAATGAGCGCGAAAATGACAAAGAAACCGGTGGCCATGTTTCCCATTGGAAAGAATATAGGAAATATACGAGCTGGGATTGATAAAACTGATGCTGCAAAAGTGCAATGCaataattcattcattcattcccTCATATAGTATGTGAATGTATCACCCCCCCCCCAACAGAAAACGACCCTAAAATATCATGCTGATCAAAAGCATTCAAGCAATTAACATTACCTGTTTCATGAGTTCTTTCAATTGCATGATTTACTGCCCATCCAGCTACTATTGTTACAATGATATAGAGCCCAAGGTTGAGGAACAACAGCATTGTTGCAGCTGATTTCGATCCTCCAGAAGCCATGGCTGAAAAATTTTGACCAAGAGAGAAGACAATTGGTTCTGAGCTAGATCACGCTTGTTATAATGCAAATGAGACAAAGATAACTAAATATATAAGCAAGAACCTCCTCTCTTTTTTAACCAGGAAAATGAATTAATCATTAGTGCGTGTATGCTCACTTTTTCCTATAAAATGAAAACGAAGCTGCTTCAATTCAAAGAAACGGCTTATATTCCTAAACCTTATTCGAGGGTTGCTTCAGAAAAGGGAAATGGAATCCACAAATACAATTAACTAATTTGTATTATTAAACCCAAAGGGCATAACTTTTAACTTCAGATTGGTGGAATAAACTTTTCCTGCCCAACAAACGAAGAAAGAACGAATGAAGTTGCTTGCTATGGCAACAAGCATTGTTTGTCTATTTATTACATGTAGCAtgtcccccttttttttttttttcatcatggTTATTTTTACCCGTTTTATGATTCGAGTATCATTTTATTTAATCTCAGTTGATATTCGAGTAAAGTTCTCCAACAATAATAACTTGAGGATTgaaactctttttttttctttcaataatTTAAGATACTTTCTTTTAGAAATAATATTTGATGCACCATCAGGGCATAAATCTCATATATTATCAATGAACAATAACATTACTTATCatcattaaattaaagaaaaatatggaGAACTAGTAAATcaatactaataattttatttaaacataattaaacattaattataactattataaataaatattaataattctcGGATTTAAGATCTTGAGTTTAAGGGCTTAGGGTCTAAGATTTTAGCATTTATTTATAAATCTAAACACCCGAGTAGTGAATAGTGCTAATTCAAGAATATACAAGTTAGAATTTTCAAGTAATTGAAATAGGAATTATTAGTGTTAACACAGGAGGTAGTTGGATAGTAAAGGGATGATTAAGATACTTACaattttattcaaat
The Gossypium arboreum isolate Shixiya-1 chromosome 10, ASM2569848v2, whole genome shotgun sequence genome window above contains:
- the LOC108465919 gene encoding membrane protein PM19L-like, which gives rise to MASGGSKSAATMLLFLNLGLYIIVTIVAGWAVNHAIERTHETASVLSIPARIFPIFFPMGNMATGFFVIFALISGVVGVSTSVTGLTNVFQWDAPNLNAATASSLLTWALTLLAMGLACKEINIGWTDANLRTLEVMTIIVSGTQLFCTGAIHAGAEDAALNRIPSASAGTV